The nucleotide sequence ttacttttgagatgaaatatttactatatacagaaaaaaatattttgtaaaattgttcgtaaatgtttgtgaaatcctatggagaaCTTATGATATGCTCGTGAATCatttaacccacaaacaagttcgtaaaattttgtattttttcacaaacattgttcgtaaaatgatcatttgacgaacattttttgtacttttacaaacatttgttcgtaaatgtccataaacacacaaaacactgttcgtaaaattttgccatttgttcgtatttgttcgtaaatttttgtttgtatggcaaaaatttacgaacaaataagaacaaatgacaaaattttacgaacgatttttgtgtgtttacgaacaaatgtttgtatttttgatttcttactatttagagaaattagtttaaaaaaatggtaaaattgcaaTCATGCACTGCGCATATTTCATCGGCCATATAAAAGCAGATGAGGAAGATATCGGCCAGGAGTGTAGCAGGCATCGGCCGGAaaataaaacccaaaaaaaaatcataaatttgaatatttttctaattgattacGTTGTACTCGAAGAAACATTCTCTGACATCCACCCCTTACCAGAACCCAACCATCAGgaccactttttagcactttccagGGAGATTTTTGGTGAAGGTTGTCTGCATCTTCTCATTTTCACCATATTTTTGATCCAATCCTGGAGCTCGGACTTAAGGATAAGAAATCCAGTTTCGGCTTGATTCACGATCCTCCGGTTCACAAGCTTACGTAGTACAAGCTTACCAGTGATTTCCCTTTTGAATGCCTTCCGGAAAGTTTATCATTCAGGATCATTCACTTGACTTTGCAGTCATTTTCAACCGACATAACCTCAACTGCTCGCGAAAATGACATCGAAATGCGATGAAAAATGGCCGGTGAGCTCTGTACTTGGAACAAAACGTACTTCCtctcaattaacaaattaattctaattatgcgtagcgagacaattaaaaagtgttctgatactaaaagtagaataattgagtagtatttttttattcagacattttcgtaaataatttaaataaggtataattccttattttgtgtcactgaaattctagtataaaatcataagaatttgagaaatggctactttttgattaagactctgacacagtgattcaattaattagatgaataattatattttgttaaaaagtcgacgaaaaacttaattcagaaGATCATATATATGAACAAAcgtaatatattttgtattagataattggtaaaacgtagttagtaattttcaaatattcatttttatcttggtggccgatatcttctgcaagctggccgatacaAGGTACATGGCCGATATATACTTCTCTTGCCTTATATCGAAATTGAACGGACTCTATGTaatatgtttattaaccgatttcaattaacttttttttcttaggttgCCCTTCCCCACTTGaactatttaaccctttaaggacgattggaacaccggtgtcccataaagttgaagaaatctagaatattttttgcaagtctctaactatttgctatgtagtaaatatgtaagctcaaaaatggcgaatttttaaattctcaaattcataattgattttatttattttttatagttccaattttttttaagcaaaacccttttggcaataaaaactacaatactcatacgtaatatttttcattaaagcgaaaaatattattcattggtattttcagaaaaattacttaaatttttgggctattttcgcTCCTATCGTtcatacactgaaaaaaaagaggctgcgattaactttttttcgtcataactttaacacattttggatgtaaaaatatatcaacagtttttaatgttaattttacaccttttaagggtaaaatcaacatgaaagaaggataactttaacccctaatacacctaaaaagggtaatatttacaccgttttcggatcaatactgcaaggtaaaattgacatttccggaatgttattttaactttttcggatttctctcagtgtagaggcaaaaaatacaccaaatcagactctctccaaggttagatgtaagacttatcattgattatgtttccccagtttaatttttattgttgattttcagtccattaaaagtgtctcgtcgttaaagggttgaaatagaaaatgaccagtgataagcccagataagcttattgcagctgagattctttacaggtgacctcgaaatgcgtgcaactcggggtgcttgcaactcggaatgcgtgaaaattcgattgtgagttaaattttgggggtaaagaatcgcgtcgagccaattttatccattttgacCGACAAGGACagtttgctcgacgcgattctttatccctaaaatttaactcacaatcgaattttcaagcattccgagttgcaagcaccccgagttccAAGCACTCCGAAGTTGActgcaaagaatctcagctaccataagcttatctgggcttatttttaaattcattattatttttatgttgtcccttttttaaaattattcggCCGttaagaaaattctttaatagTTTTGTTACATACTTTAGAAAATGTCATGCAAAAAgacttgaaaatatatttaaaaaaaaacatgacttATGTAGTTACAGTATCATAAAAGTTTATATCTCATTTTTAAGAGCAAAATTCATTTCCAATAACTATAAATCATTAAAGTATTATCACATTTGTTACAATATAAAAGACCATTTGAGCTGTAAAGTCAACAGATAGTTATTTGGCTGCATTTCAAGAATGCCAAATACCCTGTAAATTTTACTAAACGTGTTCTTTTGAAGAAGAGAGTGGCTAAAATAACTGAAATTGTGCAAAACTGAATGATCAATCTTCAAAAGCGTATTGTTTTTCTTCcaaaatacttgaaaaatatcagtggaattttttttgagtttgctAGAGGAGGAAATTGATAAGAGAGAGAAGCGTCATGGTTGAAGTGGGATTGTATCTCTCATTGCTCTCTTGGTTTTCCTTAACTTCTTTCTATCAGGCATCATGGGGAGTATATTTGACGGTATTCAGCGTCCATTGAAAGACATCAACGAACTTACTAACTCCATCTACATCCCCAAGGGTATTAATGTGCCCTGTCTGTCACGTGATATGTCTTGGGATTTCAATCCACTCAATGTGAAGGTTGGTTCCCACATCACTGGGGGCGATATGTACGGAGTTGTGCATGAGAACACTCTGGTGAAACACAAGATGATTGTTCCACCACGTGCTAAGGGTACTGTGAGGTACATTGCCCCACCAGGCAACTACAAGGTCACGGATGTTGTGCTGGAGACGGAATTCGATGGGGAAATCACCAAGCACACCATGTTGCAGGTCTGGCCTGTGCGTCAGCCACGTCCATGCACGGAAAAACTGCCAGCCAATCATCCACTTTTGACTGGCCAACGTGTCCTGGATTCTCTCTTCCCGTGCGTCCAGGGTGGTACTACGGCCATTCCCGGTGCTTTCGGTTGTGGCAAAACTGTCATCTCACAGGCTCTGTCCAAGTACTCCAACTCCGATGTCATCATTTATGTGGGCTGTGGGGAGCGTGGTAATGAGATGTCTGAGGTAAGTTGTAAACTGACccaataaatctttttattagcTTCTAGTTTATTCTGGACTTTAATACAATCTACAATGTTTCGTagctatttttctatttttaaaactttccaCGCTATTTTTATCTTCTCTCAATTATCCGTTGAAGTAATTAAATTCCAATGAAATCGCCGGAAAGGTGTTATGTCTGTgaattttttatgaacttttgaaaaattacatgcaATTTTTGTAAGATTACAAACTCGagaaatattgcatttaatCAATTTGTTTCAAGTCATTTAGCtctgattattttattttttctatttttaacaaaatttgcaaaagtttttggaGTTATAAggcataaaaacaattttttaaagttacttCAAGTCCAGTATTTATTTAGAAACGtataaaatttactataatttttcagaaagatACATTCTAAGatgttaagaatgattttaagcCACACCCTCTTGcccaagaaaatattttctgctttatttcattttatataattaataaattgttttaaaatattgattttttttaaatttttatggtgatatttctttgaaaaatttaacagttgttttagatataaaaatatttggaCTTAAAAAAATAACGGTTCTTATTTTTATAGAATTTATAATAATACATTTATTTATCAGAAATATTGGGAATTTCGATTTGCACTAGAGAAACTGCAGGATTaaccttattattattattattttctttatttgacGGGACGTCACAGGATTGaccttaaaattttaacaagattttaATAAATCTACCGTCgatgtttgacagctgtcacccaAATATCGAGAAGTCGAACATAGGACATTTGAGTATAAAAATTCAcctctctttcttttttaaagattttctataTGCTTATCCCAttttttcacactcttcttcttcttttgaatgtgacaaaaaaatcaatttcggtCAATACAAATTTAGGTAAcctaaattattgaaattgagTGAATTATTATAACGTATTATAAAAATGAATAACCTGACACTGTTTTCTGAGGTTTAACCTCTTTCCTGAAAAGCCCAAATAGACTTAGGCTggtcctcgagaatatttatcttGTAAATTTTGGCAGTAGggcagactggggcaaaaggtcacaaatcgaaaaattcaaaattcaatatcttccaaggtaaaaaagatagcggctcaaattttttctatagatagcctccatagatatATATAGTTTCATacaattcgaacaaggaatttagaaaataaaaaatatcgaaatttttagccctatttttgaaatattttccttgcagaagataacaattattacctacttattttccaaaatttctgcactggtgaatattttctaaataatttgtattctttaaatacgaatccgctttctattttagaatttcacaaaagttcttttctccagaaatccttttattaaaaatggccacttggggtaaaaagtagcaaaaggtatagagcaaaaagtaacaaaaaagtaaagcaatttctaatgtatcacggcgaaaagaaacgtcattatcatgtctcgccgcttgttgtttgcattggtcaaacgatttatagtcttttgtgtgttgtttttttctaaaatagcttgaaaagcgcttttctcgttttctcacttttctcgcattTTACAacgctgttttacaaaggtggtaaatgaataaattttctatgaaaatatatcctctagatattttctcaaatttacggaagcctgtaatgaagcgaatcaaaatatgataatacccaatgtctgatactatttgccccagcatttttgagaatggtcacaaaattaccttttataaatcggctcgataaccgtatttccttacaaaatagatgaatattactttcacaaagttgtagagcggtaaatttcctataaaactgcgctaattttaaatttttaaaacgctcgagtagcttgtaaaaaaaataaaatatccgttttgtgactttttgccccagtctcccctaaagaATTAGatgaaggaaatttatgcaaaggacgtCTAATTCATGTTCCTAAGTCATACACTGAGACTTATAGCAGTTTGGGATTAATCTTAAGTGCAAGATTTAGCAGGTGAAATATTCTGGAGGATAAGCCTGGGCCTATTTGGCCAAGAACGCttagaaattgaaattgtaatgACTTCTAAACATCTAATTGGTTCTTGGTCCCTTAAGTGCGAATTTTTCCTATTAAGAAATTAAAGGGGTTCAGTAATATGGTTAACTCTTACGTATGAACACAGTCTAAAGCATCTTATTAGACCAATTATAAAGGGTCCAGTGAAAagcctgaaaagccaaaatcccaaataattcaaaatctcgaataagtTGAAATTCCGAATGGATGAAAATCCTGAAgaggtcgaaattccgaatgggtcgaaatcccaaataggttgaaattccgaatgggcaaAAATCATGAataggtcgaaattccgaatggataACAATCTTGAataggtcgaaattccgaatggatgAAAATCCTGAAGAGGTCGAAaatccgaatgggtcgaaatcccaaataGGTTGAAATTCCGAGTagacaaaaatcccgaaaaggtcgaAATTCCCAATGGATGAAAATACTGAATAGATCGAAATTCCGAATGTGTCGAAATCCCAAATAGGTTGAAATTCCGAATAGGCAAAAATCATGAataggtcgaaattccgaatggataaaaattttgaatagatCGAAaatccgaatgggtcaaaatcccaaataagttgaaattccgaatagacaaaaatcccgaattggtcgaaattccgaatggatgAAAATACTGAAGAGGACGAAATTCCGAATGTGACGAAATCCCAAACAGGTTGAAATTCCGAATGGATAACAATCTTGAATAgatcgaaattccgaatgggtaaAAATCATGAATATATCGAAATTCCAAAtataagccaaaatctcgaataggtcGACATTCCAAATGGGTAAAATTCctgaataggtcaaaattccgaatgggccaaaatcctgaataggtcgaaattccgaatgggccaaaatcctgataaagtcgaaattccgaatgggtcaaaatcagccaaaatcctgaatttttaagaatattaaagCTACTCTCACTTTTACACCGCAGCTTGCTATacgcaaaggaaaattttccacacattatcctctgtataatttagttcctttcaagatttcgacccatttggaattttggcttttcggaattttggccgtCAATCCCGGTACTGATTATAAGATATGTCACTCTTAAATTTCTCGTATAAGATTTTTGGTAGTCtatgaaaatttttttgttttctttaatttttgggcAATGCAATGGGGAATTGGAGCACATGTTGTGATTTTTCAATCTGGACCCGATCATAAAATATTATGTTCTTGTAAAGTGACATGGGGCTAAATTTCAAATGCTATTTTTTCGGAAATTTCTAAAGGATGCTGGGCTTTATCGTAATGTAatgtagagagaaaaaaagaactgaatataaattaaattatgactagccaatagttttttttgcaattttgtgaAAAGGGGCGTTACCTAAATTTATtatgggcgtggcttattttaaGATTCAAACGCTTCCGTTCACGAGAAAACcgataaaaaatacaaaaatagattCCTACAATATCACTTGGCATTCTTCATTTTTAGGTACTCAGGGACTTCCCTGAGCTGTCGGTGGAAATTGACGGTGTGACGGAATCCATTATGAAACGTACGGCTCTTGTGGCCAATACCTCCAACATGCCTGTGGCTGCTCGTGAAGCCTCCATCTACACGGGTATCACATTGTCCGAATACTTCCGTGACATGGGCTACAACGTCTCCATGATGGCTGATTCCACATCTCGTTGGGCTGAGGCTCTTCGTGAGATTTCTGGACGTTTGGCTGAGATGCCTGCCGATTCCGGCTACCCAGCCTATTTGGGTGCTCGTCTGGCCTCCTTCTACGAACGCGCTGGACGCGTCAAGTGTCTGGGTAATCCAGAACGTGAGGGATCGGTGTCTATTGTGGGTGCTGTCTCGCCACCTGGTGGTGACTTCTCTGATCCCGTCACATCCGCCACCCTCGCCATTGTGCAGGTGTTCTGGGGCTTGGACAAGAAATTGGCCCAGCGAAAGCACTTCCCCTCCATCAACTGGCTCATTTCATACAGGTACGTGATTATCTATTATTCACACTCTCAAATACttacttgtttttttattgcttgTACTCAAAAGAGAAACTGATGAATGAGGCAATTGATAAGACAATCGTGTCACAATACTTGGAAGACTGTAGTAAAGTACGCGCTTTGAATTTACgatgtttttcaaattaattttaatttttagtcaAAGTCCGGAAACGCCATTATCCCTAACGTAGAAAAGgtcccgaaaagacaaaatttcgaAACTCCACCCTTTCGTTATTTAAGTATAGTCCAAAATCTGGGGCGCCAATATctcaaaaagacaaaatcccgaaacaccaaaattccggaaaaccaaaaatcctaaaagccgagaccccaaaaagtcaaaattccgaacagtTCAATATCCGGAAACGCCATAATCGTGAAAAGCctaaaattccaaaacgtcaAATCAGGAAAAACCAAAATATGAAACACCATAATCCTGAATGGGAAGAAAGtcctgaaaaatcaaaatttaggatattacagtcaagtgtgctaatccgggcgcttcgctatctggatcgtttatgactaatccacttaaaataatatttttatttttatttccgtaatatagtcactacagtaacataatataactatttaagtttgagaaaaagcaaaattaatatttttatccattaactctttcgcgtcacatttttattcatcagatgaattcatgtaaaattgagttttttctaatgctttatgatcaaatataatagttcagagaggaaaaaaattttccattgcgtgaaaactcggaaaaaccccgggtcatatatgaccctgttgtcctcgagggaagtgtatttaccattttcaaaatctatatcacgggctttttaagagttttttttgcttgaaattgttaatttggccaaaaccatggcaagctggattgtcttgatgaacactgtactcctggtgttcaaggaatcttcctggtaatcccttgaacagtcactgtcacaatattttgagtggtatttggcaaaaataaacttatccacatatttattcacacacaatacaattgcacaatatgagacgcttgcagaatactctaaaatattgcaaaatatgttataattcatcagatataagatgaaatgtccaggagcaagatgtcccacctgcatttcacaaagaaaaacaatgtcccaactacatttcgctatatgtttgggacgaaaacactgttacccttggggaccatagggtcatatatgacccggaaaattctacacgcttttctggaaaattgagagtagtttattatattaaaatatgcaatatacaatctttggatattctattttgtgtttctaaagaactttttgctgaaaaaaataaattaatataaaaaattttgaaaaagaaaagtcatttcacaaagttcgaaattagtgctttttgatctcaaatattttcttttcctgaatatctggagtcttgagaaaattagccaagaatcttacatccttctattatgatgtcgtgcacaaaccgatagatttcaattaatttaaatagtcaaaaaaaaaatgttttttccccgggtcatatatgaccctaatg is from Phlebotomus papatasi isolate M1 chromosome 1, Ppap_2.1, whole genome shotgun sequence and encodes:
- the LOC129799965 gene encoding V-type proton ATPase catalytic subunit A, whose product is MSNLKKISDEEKESMYGYVFAVSGPVVTAERMAGSAMYELVRVGYYELVGEIIRLEGDMATIQVYEETSGVTVGDPVLRTGKPLSVELGPGIMGSIFDGIQRPLKDINELTNSIYIPKGINVPCLSRDMSWDFNPLNVKVGSHITGGDMYGVVHENTLVKHKMIVPPRAKGTVRYIAPPGNYKVTDVVLETEFDGEITKHTMLQVWPVRQPRPCTEKLPANHPLLTGQRVLDSLFPCVQGGTTAIPGAFGCGKTVISQALSKYSNSDVIIYVGCGERGNEMSEVLRDFPELSVEIDGVTESIMKRTALVANTSNMPVAAREASIYTGITLSEYFRDMGYNVSMMADSTSRWAEALREISGRLAEMPADSGYPAYLGARLASFYERAGRVKCLGNPEREGSVSIVGAVSPPGGDFSDPVTSATLAIVQVFWGLDKKLAQRKHFPSINWLISYSKYMRALDDFYDKNFPEFVPLRTKVKEILQEEEDLSEIVQLVGKASLAETDKITLEVAKLLKDDFLQQNSYSSYDRFCPFYKTVGMLKNMITFYDLSRHAVESTAQSENKITWNVIRDSMGNIMYQLSSMKFKDPVKDGEAKIKADFDQMYEDLQQAFRNLED